One Lepisosteus oculatus isolate fLepOcu1 chromosome 13, fLepOcu1.hap2, whole genome shotgun sequence genomic region harbors:
- the vmn2r1 gene encoding vomeronasal type-2 receptor 1 has translation MDLPAAKRKVHFLLGLCLLFQVFAYLSAESTCKLKAKFNLYGYKNIEKKKVIVGGMFPVHFRLASSNSSTSSVPQSSDCEGFNFRTFRWLQTMRFAINEINNREDILPNTDLGYVIYDSCFTISKAVEGTLTYLTGQDEAVPNYRCSSGAPLAALIGAGASDLSIATARILGLYYFPQVSYASSCSVLESKFQFPSFLRTIPNDVHQSQAMARLVLHFGWTWVATIASDDDYGKYGIKVFKEQVEEAGVCISFSETLPKVYSRESVLRIVEAIKKSTANIIVVFSSDVDFSPLTEELVAHNITNKTWIASEAWITSALISKPEYNSALGGTIGFAIRRADIPGLKSYLLNLDPYEDRLTEEFWEKAFNCTLGYTRTVRSLNTSALSSNDTDTRIHNMDPVADHFCTGLESLERINNTYSDVSELRLTYSVYKSVYTVAHALHNLEHCEPGKGPFPMNSCADINNFEPWQLMYYLKNLRFTTHTNEDIFFDDNGDVKAEYDIINWQEKPDGSVSYVQIGHYNSTAPAESRMTINNDSIVWNNNILQAPRSVCSESCLPGTRKGIRQGEPVCCFDCIPCADGEISNETDARECIQCGEDYWSNTKRDACVPKEIEFLDFSEALGITLISISAFGACITIAVAIIFLVHRNTALVKANDRTLSFFLLLSLVITFLSSIVFIGRPQHWSCMTSQVALALGFAMCLSCIMGKTVVLMLRARAAKAKSQEQANGDPIKPIHQKSIALVCTLIQVCACTVWLILLPPYPVKNTASQNIKIILECNIGSIIFICCIFAYDILLALLGFICAFIARKMPDNFNEAKFVTFGMLVFFIVWISFVPAYLSTRGKFMVAVQIFAILASSFGLLACIFIPKCYIILIKPERNTEELVRGKSQKNDTSAPGTSVSISSELNNTTISTVSVDD, from the exons ATGGATTTACCGGCCGCTAAACGGAAAGTTCACTTCTTGCTCGGATTATGCCTGCTTTTTCAAGTATTTGCCTATCTTTCTGCCGAGTCTACCTGTAAACTCAAAGCAAAATTCAACCTCTatggatataaaaatattgaaaaaaagaagGTTATTGTTGGAGGGATGTTCCCTGTGCATTTCAGACTGGCGTCTTCCAACTCATCAACTTCTTCAGTACCACAGTCTTCTGACTGTGAGGG GTTCAATTTCCGGACCTTCCGGTGGCTCCAGACGATGAGATTCGCCATCAATGAGATCAACAACAGGGAAGACATCTTGCCCAACACGGACCTGGGCTACGTGATCTACGACTCGTGCTTCACCATTTCCAAAGCCGTCGAGGGCACCCTCACCTACCTGACCGGCCAAGACGAGGCCGTGCCCAACTACCGCTGCAGCTCGGGGGCTCCCCTGGCCGCCCTCATTGGGGCGGGGGCGTCCGATCTCTCCATCGCCACGGCCAGGATTCTGGGACTTTATTACTTTCCCCAG GTAAGTTATGCGTCCTCCTGCTCCGTTCTGGAAAGCAAGTTCCAGTTTCCGTCATTTCTCCGAACGATCCCAAACGACGTCCACCAATCCCAGGCCATGGCTCGGCTCGTCCTCCACTTCGGGTGGACCTGGGTGGCCACAATAGCTTCGGACGACGACTATGGAAAGTATGGAATCAAAGTGTTCAAAGAACAGGTGGAGGAGGCTGGGGTGTGCATCTCTTTCTCAGAGACACTTCCCAAAGTGTACTCTAGGGAGAGCGTGCTCCGCATCGTGGAAGCAATCAAGAAATCCACGGCCAACATCATTGTGGTGTTCTCCTCCGACGTCGACTTCAGCCCGCTGACAGAAGAACTGGTGGCCCACAACATCACCAACAAAACATGGATAGCCAGTGAAGCTTGGATAACTTCAGCTTTAATCAGTAAACCTGAGTATAACTCAGCCCTTGGTGGAACTATAGGCTTCGCTATCCGGAGAGCAGATATCCCAGGACTTAAATCATACCTCCTTAACCTTGACCCTTACGAGGACCGACTAACAGAGGAGTTCTGGGAGAAGGCCTTTAACTGCACCCTGGGTTACACACGCACCGTTAGGAGTCTGAACACATCCGCTCTGAGTTCCAATGATACAGACACGCGAATACACAACATGGATCCAGTGGCTGATCATTTTTGCACGGGGCTTGAGTCACTCGAGAGAATCAATAACACATATTCTGATGTTTCCGAACTCCGGCTGACATACAGCGTCTATAAGTCTGTGTACACAGTGGCTCACGCCCTGCACAACCTGGAGCACTGTGAGCCTGGAAAGGGCCCATTTCCCATGAACAGCTGTGCTGACATCAATAACTTTGAGCCCTGGCAG TTAATGTATTACCTGAAGAATTTAAGATTCACCACCCACACCAACGAAGACATTTTCTTTGATGACAATGGAGACGTGAAGGCTGAATATGACATTATCAACTGGCAGGAGAAACCAGATGGAAGTGTCTCTTATGTACAGATCGGACATTACAACAGCACCGCCCCCGCTGAGTCAAGAATGACCATCAACAACGACTCCATTGTCTGGAACAATAACATCTTACAG GCTCCGCGGTCTGTGTGCAGCGAGAGCTGTCTCCCTGGAACCAGGAAGGGCATCCGACAGGGGGAGCCAGTGTGCTGCTTTGATTGCATTCCCTGTGCTGACGGGGAGATCTCTAACGAGACAG atGCGAGGGAATGCATTCAGTGTGGAGAAGACTACTGGTCCAATACGAAGAGGGATGCCTGTGTGCCCAAGGAGATTGAATTCCTGGACTTCAGTGAGGCCCTGGGAATAACGCTGATCAGCATTTCAGCCTTCGGGGCGTGCATTACGATTGCAGTGGCGATCATATTTTTAGTCCACAGGAACACTGCCCTCGTTAAAGCCAACGACCGCACACTGAGCTTCTTCCTGCTTCTCTCCCTCGTCATCACCTTCCTGAGCTCCATCGTGTTCATCGGGCGGCCCCAGCACTGGTCCTGCATGACCAGCCAGGTGGCGCTGGCGCTGGGCTTCGCGATGTGTCTTTCCTGCATCATGGGAAAGACCGTCGTTCTGATGCTGCGGGCCAGGGCTGCCAAAGCGAAGTCCCAGGAGCAGGCCAACGGGGACCCGATCAAGCCCATCCATCAGAAAAGCATCGCCTTGGTCTGTACTCTCATTCAGGTGTGCGCGTGCACAGTGTGGCTCATCCTGCTGCCTCCTTACCCTGTGAAAAACACAGCTTCGCAGAACATAAAGATCATTCTGGAATGCAACATCGGTTccattatatttatatgttgCATCTTTGCCTACGACATCCTGCTGGCTCTGCTGGGATTCATATGCGCTTTTATAGCTCGCAAGATGCCGGACAATTTTAACGAAGCAAAATTCGTGACCTTTGGCATGCTGGTTTTCTTCATTGTGTGGATCTCCTTCGTCCCGGCGTACTTAAGCACCAGGGGCAAATTCATGGTGGCAGTACAAATATTTGCGATTTTGGCATCCAGCTTTGGCTTGTTAGCGTGCATATTTATCCCTAAATGCTATATAATCTTGATAAAACCAGAAAGGAATACAGAGGAACTAGTCAGAGGCAAATCGCAAAAGAATGATACCAGCGCACCAGGAACATCAGTTTCTATTAGCAGTGAACTCAACAACACCACCATTTCAACTGTCTCAGTCGATGACTAA